A region from the Vicia villosa cultivar HV-30 ecotype Madison, WI linkage group LG3, Vvil1.0, whole genome shotgun sequence genome encodes:
- the LOC131659132 gene encoding uncharacterized protein LOC131659132, whose translation MTWYRNLPPNSIHSWTELKELFLRYFTASRRQPKSEANFEAVIQGTNEPLREYLDRFNKEAVQVQKTDYMKRYLLERGLLPGSDFKKAIKIEKVHTMNALLHKSQAFIAFEEGEAAAIKASWGNDVARSSSHDYSGSRRGHEKRKDDRPHDAKERRGPAGRFSDYTPLNASREKILAECKSTDFKNSNVRPPKPNPTRPGTDKSKYCKYHKSHGHLTDECKHLKDAIETLIKEGRLSKYTKKGEPSRREDPRVAGKI comes from the coding sequence ATGACATGGTACAGGAACCTTCCtcccaactccatccactcctggaccgagctcaaggAACTCTTCTTGAGATATTTCACAGCCTCCCGTCGGCAACCAAAGTCTGAAGCAAACTTCGAGGCTGTGATCCAAGGAACCAACGAACCTCTACGAGaatacctcgacaggttcaacaaagaggccgtcCAAGTACAGAAGACCGACTATATGAAGAGATACCTCCTAGAGCGAGGACTCCTCCCCGGAAGCGATTTCAAGAAGGCTATAAAGATCGAGAAGGTGCACaccatgaacgccctcctccACAAATCCCAAGCCTTCATCGCTTTCGAAGAAGGAGAAGCGGCTGCAATAAAGGCCTCATGGGGCAATGATGTTGCCCGCAGCTCGAGCCATGACTACTCGGGTTCGCGTCGGGGACATGAGAAAAGGAAAGATGACAGGCCCCACGATGCGAAAGAACGCAGAGGACCAGCCGGTCGATTTAGCGACTATACTCCCCTGAATGCTTCACGCGAGAAAATCCTGGCCGAGTGCAAAAGCACCGACTTCAAGAACTCTAACGTCAGGCCCCCGAAGCCGAACCCCACCAGACCGGGGACCGACAAGTCTAAATACTGCAAGTATCACAAGAGCCACGGGCATCTGACTGACGAATGCAaacatctcaaagatgccatcgaGACTCTGATTAAGGAAGGTCGCCTTTCGAAATACACAAAGAAAGGAGAACCTTCCCGGAGAGAAGACCCacgtgtagcggggaaaatctga
- the LOC131659131 gene encoding non-specific lipid-transfer protein 1-like, whose translation MSSQKTVAAILVLCMIMTTPLHASEMDDVSCPEAISNLLPCLTFLTGFLPPTPSAECCTGATNLFNKANTTPILRSVCQCLKDASTRFGVKPDRAAQLPQLCHINLSFPISPSVDCSKIQ comes from the exons ATGTCGAGCCAGAAAACAGTTGCTGCAATATTAGTTTTGTGCATGATAATGACAACACCATTACATGCAAGTGAAATGGATGATGTTTCATGTCCAGAAGCTATTTCAAATCTATTGCCATGTCTAACTTTTCTAACAGGATTTCTTCCACCAACACCATCTGCTGAATGTTGCACTGGAGCTACTAATTTGTTCAATAAGGCTAACACAACTCCTATTTTGAGAAGTGTTTGCCAATGTCTCAAAGATGCTTCTACTAGGTTTGGAGTTAAACCAGACAGGGCTGCTCAACTTCCACAACTTTGTCACATTAATTTGTCTTTTCCAATTAGTCCTTCGGTTGATTGTAGCAA GATTCAATGA